The genomic interval ATGGTGCTTATATCCCTGTAGATATTCCGCTCCGTAGTACCGAAATCCTCTGCCAGGGTTTTAGGAGTACATTGTTTACGTATATCAAGGATTCTAAGGATGGAGAGGAGCCTGTGTATCTTCTTTTCCCTGTCCACATCTTTTTTAGACTGACCCGCCATAATCTTCCCTCCATCGGCATATTTTATATATTCCTGGAGATTGTTGTCAAACCATTCTTTACACCATGATATGGCACCGGTAAATACTAACGGTTAAACTGACCTACCTTTGTCACTTCATTGTATTATACTTTTCCCTTATACCAGAGGGCTTCCCATTGAAAAACATGCTCACCATTTTACTTACAGTTTATTTTACATATGTTCAATGTGTTAGGTCAGTCCTTTTTGCTAAGGCTGCAACAGGGCTCCATTGTCAGATTGCAGCATCTGCAGTAACACATATTAATATAGAATTTAACAGGGCAGTTGCATTAAATGCAGGTTTGATGAAGGCAATTGGTCCAGGGAGGTTAGTTGATAAGATTGTAGATTATGATGATATAAAAAATGCCATATATGCCCCGTCTCTGAAAATTTCAGCAACATGGGGCG from Nitrospirota bacterium carries:
- a CDS encoding HTH domain-containing protein, whose translation is MAGQSKKDVDREKKIHRLLSILRILDIRKQCTPKTLAEDFGTTERNIYRDIST